One Panicum virgatum strain AP13 chromosome 9K, P.virgatum_v5, whole genome shotgun sequence genomic region harbors:
- the LOC120652543 gene encoding probable WRKY transcription factor 35 — MSPAPTSHQSQINSRKEKRMRKVDTFAPHNDGHQWRKYGEKKINNTNFPRYYYRCTYKDNMNCPATKQVQQKDHSDPPLYAVTYYNEHSCNSAFLPLSPSEFQLQTSSGKAVSICFDSSSGPAAQEPPSVAAASAAAATNASGGSPSSSAAPRRGTPPEISNQPVLRRSETYPWGAGAVEQKPASCSTECHDAFPGGAGAVPEEVVDAGRFGSIRFFHFL; from the exons ATGTCTCCGGCGCCGACCTCGCATCAGTCGCAGATCAATTCGAG GAAGGAGAAGCGCATGAGGAAGGTGGACACCTTCGCGCCGCACAACGACGGCCACCAATGGAGGAAGTACGGCGAGAAGAAGATCAACAACACCAACTTCCCCAG ATACTACTACAGATGCACCTACAAGGACAACATGAACTGCCCGGCCACGAAGCAGGTGCAGCAGAAGGACCACAGCGACCCGCCATTGTACGCGGTCACCTACTACAACGAGCACTCGTGCAACAGCGCCTTTCTCCCGCTCTCCCCCTCCGAGTTCCAGCTTCAGACCTCGTCGGGGAAGGCCGTCTCCATCTGCTTCGACTCCTCGTCCGGGCCGGCCGCGCAAGAACCGCCGTCCGTCGCCgcagcctccgccgcggcggccaccaATGCCAGCGGCGGCTCGCCCTCCtccagcgccgcgccgcggcgaggcACGCCGCCGGAGATCAGCAACCAGCCCGTGCTGCGGCGGTCGGAGACGTACCCGTGGGGCGCGGGCGCCGTGGAGCAGAAGCCGGCGTCCTGCAGCACCGAGTGCCACGACGCGTTCCCGGGTGGCGCCGGCGCGGTGCCGGAAGAGGTGGTAGATGCAGGCAGATTTGGGTCTATCAGGTTCTTCCACTTTTTGTAA